In Mesorhizobium sp. INR15, the genomic window GCTTCCGATGCCGTCGGCGAACTGGAAGCTAGCGGTGTTCCGCATTCGGACATCAGCATCGTTGCCAACAACATGGACAACCGTCACGCTGTTGACGGCTCCAAGGCGGCGGACGACGCCGCCGGAGGAGCCGGCCTCGGTGCTCTTGTCGGCGGCGCAGGCGGCCTGCTTACAGGACTTGGCCTCATGGCCATTCCAGGAGTCGGTCCTGTGGTGGCTGCCGGGTGGCTCGCTGCCACTGCGGTCGGTGCCGTTGGCGGCGCGGTGGTAGGTGGCGCGGCTGGCGGCATCGTCGGAGCCCTTACTGATTCCGGCGTTTCTGAAACGGATGCCCATGTCT contains:
- a CDS encoding general stress protein translates to MKTVTGLFDNYNDASDAVGELEASGVPHSDISIVANNMDNRHAVDGSKAADDAAGGAGLGALVGGAGGLLTGLGLMAIPGVGPVVAAGWLAATAVGAVGGAVVGGAAGGIVGALTDSGVSETDAHVYAEGVRRGGTLVTAKVEDQLVTAAERILGQTKSVNLEERRGEYQAGGWTGFDADADDYTSNDIGRDRPRDVNRV